TATCAGAATGATGGTGACTCTGTTTACCGTCTGTTCTACGATACAGTAAAGGGTGGTGACTACCGTGCTCGTGAGGCTAACGTTTACCGTTTGGCTGAGGTGAGCAACGACATCATCGACCAGTGCGTAGCTCAGGGCGTTCCTTTCGCTCGTGAGTACGGTGGTATGTTGGCTAACCGTTCTTTCGGTGGTGCTCAGGTATCTCGTACATTCTATGCTAAGGGTCAGACAGGTCAGCAGCTCCTCCTCGGTGCTTACTCTTCTTTGAGCCGCATGGTTGAGGCTGGTAAGGTAAAGCTCTTCACCCGTTACGAGATGGAGGATGTAGTTATCGTTGACGGTCACGCTCGTGGTATCATCGCCAAGAATTTGATCACAGGTAAGTTGGAGCGTTTCTCTGCCAACGCCGTAGTTATCGCTACCGGTGGTTATGGTAACGCTTACTTCCTTTCTACAAACGCTATGGGTTGTAACTGTACAGCAGCTATCCAGTGCTACCGCAAGGGTGCTGACTTCGCTAACCCATCTTACGTTCAGATTCACCCTACATGTATCCCTGTTCACGGTACAAACCAGAGTAAGTTGACTTTGATGTCAGAGTCACTCCGTAACGATGGTCGTATCTGGGTTCCTAAGAAGATTGAGGATGCCAAGGCATTGCAGGCAGGTACAAAGAAGGGTTCTGATATTCCTGAGGAAGACCGCGACTACTACTTGGAGCGCCGTTACCCAGCATTCGGTAACCTGGTTCCTCGTGACGTGGCTTCTCGTGCAGCTAAGGAGCGTTGCGACAAGGGCTTCGGTGTCAACAACACAGGTCTTGCCGTATTCCTCGACTTCTCTGAGTCTATCAACCGTCTCGGTATCGACGTTATCCTGCAGCGTTATGGCAACCTCTTCGATATGTATGAGGAGATTACCGACGTTAACCCAGGTGAGTTGGCTAACGAGATTAACGGCGTGAAGTACTACAACCCAATGATGATCTTCCCTGCTATCCACTATACAATGGGTGGTATCTGGGTTGACTACGAGTTGATGACCACAATCCCAGGTCTCTTCGCTATTGGTGAGTGTAACTTCTCTGACCACGGTGCTAACCGTCTTGGTGCATCTGCTTTGATGCAGGGTTTGGCTGACGGTTACTTCGTATTGCCATACACCATCCAGAACTACTTGGCCGACCAGGCATTGTGGCCAAAGCTCTCTACCGATCTCCCAGAGTTCGCAGAGGCAGAGGCAGGTGTTCAGAAGGAAATCGACCGCCTGATGGGTATCCAGGGCAAGCGCTCTGTAGATTCTATCCACAAGGAGTTGGGTCACATCCTTTGGGAGCATGTAGGTATGGGTCGTACCAAGGAAGGTCTTGAGGAAGGCTTGAAGAAGATGAAGGCTCTGCGCGAGGAATTCAACAAGAACCTCTTCATCCCTGGCAAGAAGGAAGGCTTGAACGTAGAGTTGGATAAGGCTATCCACTTGCGTGACTTCATCTTGATGGGCGAGTTGATCGCTTACGATGCATTGCACCGCAACGAGAGCTGTGGTGGTCACTTCCGTGAGGAGTACCAGACAGAGGAAGGCGAGGCTAAGCGTGATGACGAGAACTTCTTCTACGTAGGCTGCTGGGAGTATCAGGGCAACGATACAACTGCTCCAGTGCTCAACAAGGAACCTCTCGAGTATGAGGCAATTAAGGTACAGACAAGAAATTACAAGAATTAAAAAGCGAACAAGACAATGGCAAGAAATATAAGTTTCACAGTTAAGTATTGGAAGCAGGACGGTCCTACAGCACAGGGTCACTTCGATACACACGAGATGAAGAACATCCCAGATGATACTTCATTCCTCGAGATGCTCGACATCTTGAACGAGGAGCTCATCGAGTCAGGTCAGGAGCCTTTCGTCTTCGACCACGACTGCCGCGAGGGTATCTGCGGTATGTGCTCTCTCTATATTAATGGTACACCTCATGGTAAGACTGAGCGTGGTGCTACAA
The Segatella copri DNA segment above includes these coding regions:
- a CDS encoding fumarate reductase/succinate dehydrogenase flavoprotein subunit, with the translated sequence MAKTLNSRIPEGPVAEKWTNYKAHQRLVNPKNKLKLDVIVVGTGLAGASAAASLGEMGFNILNFCIQDSPRRAHSIAAQGGINAAKNYQNDGDSVYRLFYDTVKGGDYRAREANVYRLAEVSNDIIDQCVAQGVPFAREYGGMLANRSFGGAQVSRTFYAKGQTGQQLLLGAYSSLSRMVEAGKVKLFTRYEMEDVVIVDGHARGIIAKNLITGKLERFSANAVVIATGGYGNAYFLSTNAMGCNCTAAIQCYRKGADFANPSYVQIHPTCIPVHGTNQSKLTLMSESLRNDGRIWVPKKIEDAKALQAGTKKGSDIPEEDRDYYLERRYPAFGNLVPRDVASRAAKERCDKGFGVNNTGLAVFLDFSESINRLGIDVILQRYGNLFDMYEEITDVNPGELANEINGVKYYNPMMIFPAIHYTMGGIWVDYELMTTIPGLFAIGECNFSDHGANRLGASALMQGLADGYFVLPYTIQNYLADQALWPKLSTDLPEFAEAEAGVQKEIDRLMGIQGKRSVDSIHKELGHILWEHVGMGRTKEGLEEGLKKMKALREEFNKNLFIPGKKEGLNVELDKAIHLRDFILMGELIAYDALHRNESCGGHFREEYQTEEGEAKRDDENFFYVGCWEYQGNDTTAPVLNKEPLEYEAIKVQTRNYKN